In Desulfomonile tiedjei DSM 6799, a genomic segment contains:
- a CDS encoding acetate/propionate family kinase — protein MKILVINSGSSSIKYQLFDMNNQSVLVAGILEEIGRTGSTLKHRKNNGNGEFAEFTHSQPVHDHAAGFHLIMEFLAHPTKGWDLSDLSGVGHRIVHGGEAFRLPTLIDKEVISTIKAMIPLAPLHNPANLIGVELALEQFQSVPQVAIFDTAFHQSMPSYAFRYALPNEMYTDYRVRRYGFHGTSHQYVAKQAAKRLHLPLDSVNLISLHLGNGASATAIRQGRSIDTSMGMTPLEGLIMGTRCGDIDPALQGYLVRVTGKTYEEIGTLFEKASGLQGICGSNDMREVVRLAESGDSFGTLALDMFCYRIKKYIGAYFAVLGRVDAIVFTGGIGENSPTVRGRCCESLDSLGIVVDEGLNQHRGREPFSINSDESRVKLLVIPTNEELEIAIQTLELIQARQDSGI, from the coding sequence ATGAAGATTCTTGTGATCAATTCAGGAAGTTCTTCCATTAAATATCAGTTGTTTGACATGAATAATCAGTCAGTGCTTGTTGCAGGCATCCTGGAAGAAATCGGTCGGACAGGGAGCACATTGAAGCACCGCAAGAACAACGGAAATGGAGAGTTCGCCGAGTTCACCCATAGCCAGCCTGTCCACGATCATGCGGCAGGCTTTCACCTTATCATGGAATTCCTGGCACACCCGACCAAAGGATGGGATCTCAGCGACCTATCCGGCGTGGGACACAGGATTGTGCACGGAGGGGAAGCTTTCCGCTTGCCCACTTTGATCGATAAAGAGGTGATCTCAACCATAAAAGCTATGATTCCACTGGCACCGCTGCACAATCCGGCCAATCTGATCGGAGTTGAATTGGCTCTGGAACAGTTTCAGTCGGTGCCTCAGGTCGCTATTTTCGACACTGCATTCCACCAGAGCATGCCGTCGTATGCCTTCCGTTATGCGCTCCCCAATGAGATGTACACGGATTATCGAGTGCGCAGGTACGGATTCCACGGGACATCACATCAATACGTGGCCAAGCAGGCGGCGAAACGGCTTCACCTGCCCCTGGATTCTGTCAACCTGATCTCTCTCCACCTGGGAAATGGAGCCAGTGCCACTGCAATACGGCAAGGCAGGAGCATTGATACTTCCATGGGAATGACTCCTCTGGAGGGTCTCATCATGGGCACGCGATGCGGCGATATCGATCCGGCGCTCCAGGGCTATCTTGTTCGTGTCACAGGGAAAACATATGAAGAAATCGGAACATTGTTCGAAAAAGCGAGTGGATTGCAGGGAATTTGTGGCTCCAATGACATGCGGGAGGTGGTCCGACTGGCCGAATCAGGCGACTCGTTCGGGACCCTTGCCCTGGACATGTTTTGTTATCGTATCAAAAAGTACATAGGCGCCTATTTCGCAGTGCTGGGCCGCGTGGATGCAATTGTGTTCACCGGCGGAATAGGCGAAAATTCACCAACCGTTCGAGGCCGCTGCTGTGAAAGTTTGGATTCCCTGGGGATCGTCGTTGATGAAGGGTTGAACCAACACCGCGGACGAGAACCGTTCTCAATTAACTCCGACGAATCGCGCGTGAAGCTGCTCGTGATTCCAACCAATGAGGAACTGGAAATCGCCATCCAAACCCTGGAACTCATTCAGGCTCGACAAGATTCGGGAATTTGA
- the pta gene encoding phosphate acetyltransferase, protein MTQSIYITGVEAQSGKSVVLLGLMEWLVNQGRTVGFFRPVIKSEEEPDRLIHLILSRYGSRFPYFTMYGCTYEQTIEDREKSYKLILDKYKALEEQCEIMICVGTGFGGASFPMELRFNAEIAYNLGSPVVAVINGMGRTPRQIGDFAKVVMDTLEQQKCDILTIIANRVDHRQSAGVTEELRRALPATLPSHVIPEHPILDKLTVGEVARALNAEHLQGDTGSLSHTVNQFKVAAMELPHLLDRIEEGDLIITPGDRAEIILGSLAVEASRLYPHIAGLILTGGFKPAPQVQRLIQGLGRLPIPILSVKTDTYTTAAKVSSLKSSLVPEDQRKIAAALGIVEASVRFDSLQGSLTLPRSRHVTPLMFEYELIQRARSTRRHIVLPEGSEERILRAAEILLLRDVVKITLLGDPERLRQRIGLLGIEAEGVNIVNPLDSPLRETFAQTYYELRKHKGVSRGMAFDAVADNTYFGTLMVYHGHADGMVSGAIHTTSNTIRPAFEIIRSRPGFSIVSSVFLMCLADRVLVFGDCAVNADPTPEQLADIAISSAETAQVFGIEPYVAMLSYSTGESGKGVDVDKVREGTLIAKRRRPDIKIEGPIQYDAAIDLEVARTKLPGSEVAGNATVFIFPDLNAGNTTYKAVQRSANAVAIGPVLQGLNKPVNDLSRGCTVTDIVNTVAITAIQAQTMQEPE, encoded by the coding sequence ATGACACAAAGCATTTATATAACCGGAGTGGAAGCTCAAAGCGGCAAATCCGTGGTTCTTCTCGGACTCATGGAATGGCTCGTGAACCAGGGCCGCACCGTGGGCTTCTTCAGGCCGGTCATCAAGTCCGAAGAGGAGCCGGATCGCCTGATACATCTGATCCTGAGTCGTTATGGCTCCCGGTTTCCGTATTTCACGATGTATGGCTGTACATACGAACAAACGATAGAAGATCGGGAAAAATCATATAAGCTCATTCTCGACAAGTACAAGGCTCTGGAAGAGCAATGTGAGATAATGATCTGCGTCGGCACGGGGTTCGGCGGAGCATCTTTTCCAATGGAATTACGATTCAACGCGGAAATAGCATACAACCTGGGTAGCCCTGTTGTCGCCGTAATAAATGGTATGGGAAGGACTCCCCGTCAGATCGGCGATTTCGCAAAAGTAGTGATGGACACTCTCGAACAGCAAAAATGCGACATTTTGACGATAATCGCAAATCGCGTGGATCACCGACAGAGCGCTGGAGTCACGGAAGAGTTGCGGAGAGCTTTACCGGCCACTCTACCATCACACGTGATCCCTGAACATCCGATTCTGGACAAACTTACGGTCGGAGAAGTCGCTCGCGCTTTGAATGCTGAACATTTGCAGGGCGATACTGGCAGCCTGAGCCACACGGTTAACCAATTCAAAGTCGCTGCCATGGAATTGCCTCATCTCCTGGACCGGATTGAAGAAGGAGATCTCATCATTACACCGGGAGATCGAGCAGAGATAATTCTTGGTAGTCTTGCAGTGGAAGCTTCACGATTGTATCCGCACATAGCGGGCTTAATCCTCACAGGAGGCTTCAAACCTGCTCCCCAGGTGCAGCGTCTCATACAAGGTCTTGGAAGACTCCCGATACCTATTTTATCCGTAAAAACAGACACGTACACAACCGCGGCCAAGGTGAGCTCGCTGAAGAGTTCATTGGTTCCCGAAGATCAGCGCAAGATCGCCGCTGCGCTTGGAATCGTCGAGGCGAGCGTACGGTTCGACTCGTTACAGGGAAGTCTGACTTTGCCGCGCTCGCGCCATGTCACCCCATTAATGTTTGAATACGAGCTCATCCAGCGCGCTCGGTCAACACGCCGACATATCGTACTGCCCGAAGGGTCGGAAGAGCGAATCTTGAGGGCGGCCGAAATTCTGTTACTCCGCGATGTGGTTAAAATCACCCTTCTGGGCGACCCCGAGAGGCTCCGTCAGAGAATCGGTTTGCTTGGAATAGAAGCCGAAGGAGTAAATATCGTTAATCCTTTGGATTCTCCTCTGCGGGAGACGTTCGCACAGACCTACTACGAATTGCGAAAACACAAGGGTGTTTCCCGAGGAATGGCATTCGACGCTGTGGCAGACAACACGTACTTCGGCACGCTGATGGTCTACCATGGGCACGCTGATGGAATGGTATCCGGAGCGATTCACACGACCTCAAACACCATCAGGCCGGCCTTTGAAATCATCCGGTCCCGACCCGGATTTTCAATTGTCTCGAGTGTGTTCTTGATGTGTCTGGCCGATCGGGTGCTCGTTTTCGGAGATTGCGCGGTCAACGCGGATCCAACTCCGGAACAATTGGCGGACATTGCGATCAGTTCAGCCGAAACTGCTCAGGTGTTCGGCATCGAACCGTATGTCGCAATGTTGTCCTACTCTACGGGAGAGTCCGGAAAAGGGGTGGATGTGGACAAAGTGAGGGAAGGAACCCTTATCGCGAAAAGGCGGCGGCCCGATATCAAGATTGAAGGGCCGATCCAATACGATGCAGCCATCGATTTGGAGGTGGCCCGCACAAAATTACCGGGGAGCGAAGTGGCCGGAAACGCCACAGTGTTCATCTTCCCGGACCTCAACGCTGGAAACACTACATATAAAGCGGTTCAACGTTCTGCCAATGCCGTAGCCATAGGCCCAGTCCTTCAAGGTCTTAACAAGCCTGTAAACGACTTGAGCAGAGGGTGTACCGTAACGGATATTGTCAACACCGTGGCAATCACGGCTATTCAAGCGCAAACCATGCAGGAGCCGGAATGA
- a CDS encoding bifunctional acetyl-CoA hydrolase/transferase family protein/GNAT family N-acetyltransferase — protein sequence MELWKEKYSSKIVDAKEAVSHLKNGDRVYLGSLCSEPGMIIDALRSSHLDDIEIIQFMHGRRAESLTKAQPTRFRMKSFFIGGDLAEPSVSDYVPLYHSQIPGFFRNRRIPIDVAIVQVSSPDRFGRFSLGLSVDVTLAALESARVVIAQVNPRIPRTRGDTVIVGDRIDFIVVAEDDLFEFSQDVFSDSASVIGRYCAELVEDGAILQFGFAGAPRGLTNHLKDRRNLGVHSEIYTDGFMELTEAGVITNETKKLYRGKSLATCCIGSSKLYDFIHDNDLVELYPSDMILRPGFIGLNDRVTAINLAVEIDLRGQIRQGRSAANYIKGSGGDRDFMRGANLSNGGRSIICLRSISPESGKSSLVPAFEPRSAVLMNTGEANFIVTEYGTAYLGGKSIRERALAIIEIAHPDHRDHLMEEARKLGYVGKNQFPFRTVSHELRERVRMDRTFKGDLVGRVRVIKPTDESMMRDLFYHLSERAVYFRYFGRRKSMPHDNLQKYVNLRDEDGLSIVVTIGPREDRRIIAEARYMFEKDNPFPEVAFMVDEKYHGRGIATFLLNYLTEIAQERGVPGFKADVLVSNLPMQDIFNRVPYVTEKTADIGILSYKWRFDQLKKPENTDTHGSVPVIPSGDDN from the coding sequence ATGGAATTGTGGAAAGAGAAGTATTCTTCAAAAATAGTCGATGCAAAGGAAGCCGTTTCCCACTTGAAAAACGGTGACCGGGTATACTTGGGCAGCTTGTGTTCGGAACCGGGGATGATCATTGATGCTCTGCGATCTTCGCACCTGGACGATATCGAAATCATCCAATTCATGCACGGTCGTCGGGCAGAGTCTCTTACAAAAGCACAGCCGACCAGATTCAGAATGAAGAGCTTTTTTATAGGAGGCGATCTAGCGGAACCGTCTGTAAGCGACTATGTGCCATTATATCACTCTCAAATACCCGGATTTTTTCGGAATCGCCGAATTCCCATCGATGTCGCGATTGTTCAGGTCTCCAGCCCTGACAGGTTCGGGCGCTTCAGTTTGGGTCTTTCGGTGGATGTTACTCTTGCCGCTCTGGAATCCGCTCGCGTGGTGATCGCTCAGGTCAATCCCAGGATACCCCGCACCCGTGGGGACACGGTAATTGTGGGCGATCGTATCGACTTCATTGTTGTTGCAGAAGACGACCTTTTTGAATTCTCTCAGGATGTATTCAGCGATTCTGCAAGCGTAATAGGTCGCTATTGCGCCGAATTGGTGGAAGACGGTGCAATACTGCAATTTGGATTCGCAGGTGCACCCAGGGGACTCACGAACCACTTGAAAGATCGTCGTAATCTGGGGGTGCATTCGGAAATCTATACAGACGGATTCATGGAACTTACCGAGGCAGGGGTAATTACCAATGAAACCAAGAAACTCTATCGTGGCAAGTCTCTCGCTACGTGTTGTATTGGAAGCAGCAAGTTGTACGACTTTATTCATGATAACGATTTAGTGGAGCTGTATCCTTCCGACATGATCCTGAGACCGGGCTTCATAGGACTAAACGACCGCGTGACAGCAATCAACCTTGCCGTGGAAATAGATTTGCGCGGCCAGATTAGACAAGGGCGTTCAGCAGCCAACTATATTAAGGGATCGGGTGGAGATCGAGACTTTATGAGGGGAGCTAACCTCTCTAACGGAGGAAGATCCATAATCTGTCTTCGCTCCATTTCTCCGGAAAGCGGCAAATCATCACTGGTTCCTGCGTTCGAACCGAGATCTGCGGTTCTTATGAACACGGGAGAAGCGAATTTTATCGTCACTGAGTACGGAACAGCATACCTGGGTGGCAAATCGATTCGAGAAAGGGCATTGGCAATCATTGAAATAGCGCATCCGGATCACCGCGATCACCTCATGGAAGAAGCACGAAAATTGGGGTATGTAGGAAAAAACCAATTCCCGTTTCGCACGGTTTCTCACGAATTGCGAGAACGGGTGCGCATGGACCGAACATTTAAAGGAGATCTTGTGGGTCGGGTTCGGGTAATCAAGCCTACCGACGAATCCATGATGAGAGATCTTTTTTATCATCTTTCTGAGAGAGCCGTATATTTCAGATACTTCGGCCGTAGGAAAAGCATGCCTCATGACAACCTTCAGAAGTATGTCAATTTAAGAGATGAAGACGGTCTTTCCATTGTGGTTACCATCGGTCCTCGAGAGGACAGACGAATTATCGCAGAGGCGCGATATATGTTTGAAAAAGATAACCCATTTCCTGAAGTGGCGTTCATGGTCGACGAGAAATATCATGGCAGAGGCATTGCCACTTTTCTCTTGAACTATCTTACCGAAATTGCTCAAGAGCGTGGGGTCCCTGGATTCAAAGCGGATGTTCTGGTGTCCAACCTTCCGATGCAGGACATATTCAATAGAGTTCCCTATGTTACTGAGAAAACTGCTGATATCGGTATATTAAGTTACAAATGGAGATTCGATCAGTTGAAGAAACCGGAGAATACAGATACCCACGGCTCTGTCCCGGTCATCCCAAGCGGCGACGACAATTAA
- a CDS encoding DUF1328 domain-containing protein yields MLGLAITLLIIALIAGFLGFLGIAGAAVAGIAKVVFLVFLILFVVSLVFGGRAVL; encoded by the coding sequence ATGCTAGGTTTAGCCATAACACTGTTAATTATAGCTTTGATTGCTGGATTCCTCGGCTTCCTGGGAATTGCGGGAGCCGCTGTAGCCGGAATTGCTAAAGTCGTGTTTCTGGTTTTTCTCATACTGTTTGTAGTATCACTTGTTTTTGGAGGACGCGCAGTCCTCTGA
- a CDS encoding DUF1579 domain-containing protein has product MATSTDIESSQNIHHNIDMHAAMEIYREKAKLTAPHKMLASLAGSWTTKTTAWMGPDQPAMESTGTCEQKMLLGGRYLQQEYTGEMMGDTFTGINLIGYDNHTKKYVSTWIDSMSTGIYYFEGTASEDGKIITQESSLDDPVRGPIVWRSVTTIVDENNMKYEMYITPKGGTEEKVMVMTVTRK; this is encoded by the coding sequence ATGGCAACTTCCACTGATATTGAATCATCTCAAAATATTCATCACAATATAGATATGCACGCGGCAATGGAGATTTACAGGGAAAAAGCAAAGCTGACTGCGCCTCATAAAATGCTTGCTTCTCTGGCGGGAAGCTGGACTACGAAAACCACAGCATGGATGGGACCCGACCAGCCTGCTATGGAAAGCACAGGAACCTGCGAGCAGAAGATGCTCCTTGGCGGACGTTACTTGCAGCAGGAGTATACCGGAGAGATGATGGGCGATACATTCACAGGGATAAACCTCATAGGCTATGACAATCATACGAAAAAGTATGTGTCTACCTGGATCGATTCCATGAGCACCGGTATCTACTATTTTGAAGGTACGGCCAGTGAAGACGGTAAAATCATAACTCAGGAAAGCTCCCTTGACGATCCGGTCAGAGGTCCTATTGTGTGGCGCAGTGTGACCACCATCGTGGATGAGAATAACATGAAATACGAAATGTACATCACACCCAAAGGAGGCACCGAAGAGAAAGTGATGGTAATGACCGTCACCCGGAAATAG
- a CDS encoding ABC transporter substrate-binding protein, with the protein MKHFFWIFTLLIIFWSPMRGEAAEQPIKVALLFNLTGDMASIDAPGFRGAQLAAIRINAAGGLLGRKLKLIVIDSRSDPTAAAEGAFEALEQGIVAGIGYGDTTYVLAAGPEFAKRGIPFITSGATDPNLPRDVGPSLLMTAYGDDEQAAAMADFAVKYLKAKRFVLWTDVSTDFTRDLAEYFKESLARTGGQLIAQDVFKAGTKDFAPHVKRLKALNAVPDAIFVSAAPGEAATAVAQIRQSGVTAPILSGDGFDSDLVKQLPSPKIANGIYFSTHSYRGQNRPEVLAFIEEYKKEYGMKPENAFAALGFDALNLLADAIKRANSVSLDPLLKALYETRTFPGVTGEISYARPNRAPIKPISIIGIKNGEYSVIETWKAGH; encoded by the coding sequence ATGAAGCACTTCTTCTGGATATTCACACTGCTTATCATCTTTTGGAGCCCGATGCGCGGTGAGGCTGCCGAACAACCTATCAAAGTGGCACTGCTTTTCAATCTTACCGGAGACATGGCATCCATTGACGCTCCAGGTTTCAGGGGCGCACAGCTTGCAGCCATTCGGATCAATGCTGCCGGGGGGCTGCTCGGAAGAAAACTGAAATTGATCGTCATCGATTCGCGTTCCGACCCCACAGCGGCAGCGGAAGGAGCGTTTGAAGCATTAGAACAAGGAATTGTTGCAGGTATCGGATACGGTGACACCACGTACGTGCTGGCAGCAGGCCCTGAGTTTGCTAAACGCGGAATTCCCTTCATCACTTCCGGTGCAACCGATCCGAATCTTCCCCGGGATGTCGGTCCCAGTCTCTTGATGACTGCGTACGGTGATGATGAGCAAGCCGCAGCTATGGCCGATTTTGCCGTGAAATATCTGAAAGCGAAGCGCTTCGTCCTGTGGACCGATGTATCGACTGATTTCACCCGTGATCTCGCCGAATATTTCAAAGAGAGCCTCGCAAGAACGGGTGGTCAGTTGATTGCACAAGATGTGTTCAAAGCCGGCACAAAAGACTTTGCCCCGCACGTAAAACGCCTGAAGGCCCTCAATGCCGTACCAGATGCAATATTTGTCTCCGCGGCTCCAGGCGAAGCAGCCACAGCAGTGGCACAAATAAGACAATCCGGAGTGACGGCTCCCATACTGAGTGGAGACGGATTTGACAGCGATCTTGTAAAGCAGTTGCCCTCGCCTAAGATTGCAAATGGGATTTACTTTTCGACGCATTCATACAGGGGGCAAAACAGACCTGAAGTGCTGGCTTTTATTGAAGAATATAAGAAAGAGTACGGGATGAAACCGGAAAACGCCTTTGCCGCGTTGGGCTTTGATGCTTTGAATCTCCTCGCGGATGCGATAAAGCGGGCAAATTCAGTTTCTCTGGATCCACTTCTGAAAGCCCTGTACGAGACTCGCACTTTCCCGGGGGTGACAGGAGAAATTTCCTATGCCCGGCCGAACCGCGCGCCGATCAAACCAATTTCCATAATAGGCATAAAGAATGGTGAATACTCGGTTATAGAGACGTGGAAAGCTGGACATTGA